CCTCTACTATTACTTTCAAAGTGATTCCCGAGGGAACTTCCAGAACCATCGCCCTTGAAACAGGAGAAGTCGATGTCGTTCCCGAACTGCCCACCATCGATATGAATGTCGTAAAAGACAATTCCGATCTGGCTCTCTACGAAAAGCCCTCCACAAGAGTTGATTTCTTCGCTATGAATACGGAAAAAGCGCCTTTTGACAATGTTAAAGTCAGACAGGCACTCAACTATGCTATCGACAAGGATGCCATTATCACGGTTGCCATAGACGGCGCCGGTGTTAAGGCTGAGTCTGTTCTCGCTCCCTCATTCCTGGGATACAAAGCCGGTCCTTATTCCTATAATCCTGCAAAAGCGAAAGAACTTCTCGCCGCTGCAGGCTATCCCGATGGATTTGAAATGGAAATCATGACTTCCGGTGATGACAGAAAGAAAATCGCTGAAGTTATTCAGGCCAGTCTTATGGAAGTGGGAATCAAAGCCTCCATCAAAATGCTCGAGTGGGGGACATTTATCGATTCGGTTCTCCGCGGTGACGAAGAGACTCTCATCCTCGGATGGACTTCCAACCCCGACCCCGACGCGACTCTGACTCCCCACTGGTTTTCCGGCAACATCGGCGGTATGAACTTTGCCCGGGTCAACGATCCGGAAATGGACAGAATGCTCAAAGAAGGACGGGAAGAGCTGGATCTCGGCAAGCGTGAGGTAATTTACAATAAACTTCATACTTATATCATGGATAAGGCTCCCTGGGTTCCTCTCTTTGTTAAAAACAATATCGTAGGGGCCAATGCCGCACTTAAGGGTGTGGAGCTGAGTCCACAGGGATTATGGAATCTGGAAAAACTGCACTACTAGTTTTTCATCATTAAATACTTTTTCCCGGGGCGCCTGTCTGTAGAGAGAGGCGGCTCCGGGTTTCAATCAATATCGGAGGAAATGTGATTAAATA
This Spirochaeta isovalerica DNA region includes the following protein-coding sequences:
- a CDS encoding ABC transporter substrate-binding protein; protein product: MDYKKKMTMLFALVLMSLTLPVYAGGAQEETEMVKDEVVVALSADITSLDPQGHNDTKSEMVSFLLFNRLFRLNTDFEVVPDLAESWEQPSDTEWVIKIKEGVKFHDGSEMTAEDVKFSMDRSKEAPKVQQVLSEVASIEVVDKYTVKFTTNSAFAPFLYTLVHAGTSVVPKAYVESGDEFAKPIGSGPYTFVEWISGDQVVLKKNEAYFDKNNMGQSSTITFKVIPEGTSRTIALETGEVDVVPELPTIDMNVVKDNSDLALYEKPSTRVDFFAMNTEKAPFDNVKVRQALNYAIDKDAIITVAIDGAGVKAESVLAPSFLGYKAGPYSYNPAKAKELLAAAGYPDGFEMEIMTSGDDRKKIAEVIQASLMEVGIKASIKMLEWGTFIDSVLRGDEETLILGWTSNPDPDATLTPHWFSGNIGGMNFARVNDPEMDRMLKEGREELDLGKREVIYNKLHTYIMDKAPWVPLFVKNNIVGANAALKGVELSPQGLWNLEKLHY